In the Flavisolibacter tropicus genome, one interval contains:
- a CDS encoding DUF2130 domain-containing protein, whose amino-acid sequence MPTHIKCPACATSFDVQDVLSADVEQKLKLEYEKRLQQSLSQIEAERKKLTEQEEEFEKKRKNQNELFRQQLEKEKQKLEAQALADKQKLEVDLQQQLRKSISQDFENQLRILKQSDEEKEEKLRTAQKKELEFLKKEQELKNKEQELELQLQKKLLEGRQTLLEQVRKDEEQRLAMKEEEHLFKMKDLQMQLEEQKKLIEEMKRRAEQGSMQRQGEVQELLLEELLKDHFPFDIIGEVGKGVEGADCIQTVRNHLGNDCGKIIFESKRTKTFNNGWIDKLKADMRSKGADVAILVTQTYPKDFKCFGELDGVWVCSFSEVLPLTTAMRHTIMRVAETKKGEENKGEKMQLLYDYLTGNEFRQQMETIVEGFLSMKTSIDKERIQMEKLWKEREKQLHKVLMSTSGLYGSIKGIAGASVGNIPLLEDDGMEEEEDQRLLVK is encoded by the coding sequence ATGCCTACCCATATAAAATGCCCGGCCTGTGCTACCTCATTTGATGTGCAGGATGTATTATCTGCCGACGTAGAACAAAAACTGAAACTCGAATACGAGAAGCGATTACAGCAATCACTATCACAAATAGAGGCGGAAAGGAAAAAACTTACCGAACAGGAAGAAGAGTTTGAGAAAAAGCGCAAGAACCAGAATGAGCTTTTTCGCCAACAGCTAGAAAAAGAAAAACAAAAGCTGGAAGCCCAGGCCCTTGCCGATAAGCAAAAGCTGGAAGTGGACTTACAACAGCAACTTCGTAAATCCATATCTCAGGATTTCGAGAACCAATTGCGCATACTCAAACAATCGGATGAAGAAAAAGAAGAGAAGCTTAGAACAGCACAGAAGAAAGAGCTGGAGTTTTTGAAAAAGGAGCAGGAACTAAAAAATAAAGAACAGGAATTAGAACTGCAGCTTCAGAAAAAACTGTTAGAAGGAAGACAGACCTTACTGGAGCAGGTGCGCAAAGATGAAGAGCAGCGCCTGGCAATGAAAGAAGAGGAACACCTATTTAAAATGAAGGACCTGCAGATGCAGCTGGAAGAACAAAAAAAGCTGATAGAGGAAATGAAGCGCCGGGCAGAACAAGGCTCTATGCAGCGCCAGGGCGAAGTGCAGGAGTTACTTTTAGAAGAATTACTGAAAGATCATTTCCCGTTTGACATTATTGGAGAAGTAGGAAAAGGCGTAGAAGGGGCCGACTGTATTCAAACCGTACGGAATCATTTAGGCAACGACTGTGGAAAGATCATTTTTGAAAGCAAGCGTACCAAGACCTTCAATAATGGTTGGATTGACAAGCTAAAAGCCGATATGCGCAGCAAAGGCGCTGATGTAGCAATCTTAGTTACCCAAACCTATCCTAAAGACTTTAAGTGTTTTGGTGAGCTGGATGGAGTATGGGTTTGTTCTTTCAGTGAAGTACTGCCACTTACAACCGCCATGCGACACACCATTATGCGTGTTGCAGAAACCAAAAAAGGTGAAGAAAACAAAGGAGAGAAAATGCAGTTGCTGTACGATTACCTGACTGGTAACGAGTTCCGTCAGCAAATGGAAACCATTGTAGAAGGCTTCTTGTCTATGAAAACCTCCATTGATAAAGAAAGAATACAAATGGAAAAGCTTTGGAAGGAAAGAGAAAAGCAATTACATAAAGTATTAATGAGCACTTCCGGTTTGTATGGGTCTATAAAAGGTATTGCTGGTGCATCTGTTGGCAATATTCCTTTGCTGGAAGATGATGGTATGGAAGAGGAAGAAGACCAACGCTTACTCGTTAAGTAG
- the glgX gene encoding glycogen debranching protein GlgX, with protein MSFKTYPGHSFPLGATWDGEGVNFALFSEYAAAVDLCLFDDNDPKTIESRVRVREMDNHVWHVYLPDVKPGQLYGYRVYGPYDPANGHRFNPNKLLIDPYAKAISGTIKWSDALFGYEVGDPEGDLSFSDTDSAPFIPKAVVIDPSFDWEDDKHPDVPYHQSIIYETHVKGFTQLHPDIPKNIRGSYAAIEHPVTIDYLKSLGVTAIELMPVHHFVNDRILQDKGLSNYWGYNTIGFFAPDVRYSSSGVLGEQVREFKEMVKALHKAGIEVIIDVVYNHTGEGSQLGPTLSFRGVDNPNYYRLTDDKRYYMDYTGTGNTLNVRTPNTLRLIMDSLRYWILEMHVDGFRFDLAPALARELHDVDRLSAFFDIIHQDPVISQVKLIAEPWDVGEGGYQVGNFPPGWAEWNGKYRDCIRDYWRGAESMLGEFAERFTGSPDLYKDDYRRPTASINFITAHDGFTLNDLVSYNEKHNMANGENNNDGENHNRSWNCGAEGPTKDQEVLTLRARQKRNLLTTLFISQGVPMLLAGDEISRTQQGNNNAYCQDNEISWFNWKEADKDQLAFTQKLIELRKNHPVFCRRRWFKGQPIKGVGLEDIAWFLPDGSEMSEENWQQDFAKSLAVFLNGRALRTVGPKGEHIVDDSFYIIFNASHLALSYTLPSERFGLSWQIILDTSEGFIADNKTYAPGENVQVNGHSIVLLREPL; from the coding sequence ATGAGTTTTAAAACCTATCCAGGCCACTCCTTCCCTCTTGGTGCCACTTGGGATGGTGAAGGTGTGAACTTTGCCCTATTCTCGGAATATGCTGCTGCTGTAGACCTCTGCTTGTTTGACGACAATGATCCAAAAACTATTGAAAGTCGTGTACGGGTAAGGGAAATGGATAATCATGTATGGCATGTGTACTTACCGGATGTTAAACCCGGTCAATTGTATGGATACAGAGTCTACGGACCCTACGATCCTGCAAATGGCCACCGCTTCAATCCTAATAAACTATTGATTGATCCTTATGCCAAGGCTATCTCGGGTACTATTAAATGGAGCGATGCATTGTTTGGCTATGAAGTGGGCGACCCTGAAGGAGACCTGAGCTTTAGCGATACCGATAGCGCTCCTTTTATTCCAAAGGCTGTAGTTATTGACCCTAGTTTTGACTGGGAAGACGACAAGCACCCCGACGTCCCCTATCACCAAAGCATTATTTATGAAACACATGTAAAAGGTTTTACCCAATTACACCCCGACATTCCCAAAAATATCCGGGGCAGTTATGCAGCTATCGAGCATCCGGTTACAATTGATTATTTGAAATCATTAGGCGTAACAGCTATCGAACTAATGCCTGTTCACCATTTTGTGAACGACCGCATCCTGCAGGATAAAGGCCTTTCTAACTACTGGGGCTATAATACCATTGGCTTCTTTGCACCCGATGTACGTTATTCCAGCAGTGGTGTACTGGGTGAACAAGTTCGAGAGTTTAAAGAAATGGTGAAGGCGCTACATAAAGCTGGAATTGAAGTCATCATTGACGTAGTTTATAACCACACCGGCGAAGGCAGCCAACTAGGGCCAACCCTATCTTTTAGAGGCGTAGACAATCCTAATTACTATCGCCTTACAGACGATAAGCGGTATTATATGGATTACACAGGTACTGGCAATACATTGAATGTGCGAACTCCCAATACCCTGCGACTGATCATGGATAGCTTGCGCTATTGGATTCTGGAAATGCATGTAGATGGTTTCCGCTTTGATTTAGCACCTGCCCTTGCCCGTGAGCTTCATGATGTGGATCGGTTGAGCGCCTTTTTTGATATCATTCATCAAGACCCTGTCATTTCACAAGTAAAGCTCATTGCAGAACCCTGGGATGTGGGCGAAGGTGGTTACCAGGTAGGCAACTTTCCTCCGGGATGGGCAGAATGGAACGGCAAGTATCGAGATTGTATACGTGATTACTGGCGTGGGGCTGAAAGCATGTTGGGTGAATTTGCTGAACGTTTTACCGGTAGTCCGGACCTCTATAAAGATGATTACCGTCGCCCTACAGCCAGCATCAATTTTATTACGGCCCATGACGGGTTTACCCTCAATGACCTGGTATCGTACAACGAGAAGCACAACATGGCGAACGGGGAAAACAATAATGACGGGGAGAATCACAACCGCTCGTGGAATTGTGGCGCTGAGGGACCAACCAAGGATCAAGAGGTATTGACGCTGCGCGCGCGGCAAAAACGCAATCTGCTAACCACCTTGTTTATATCACAAGGTGTTCCTATGCTATTAGCCGGAGATGAGATCAGCCGTACCCAACAAGGTAATAACAATGCTTATTGCCAGGATAATGAAATTTCCTGGTTTAATTGGAAGGAAGCAGACAAGGACCAATTGGCATTTACACAAAAGCTGATTGAATTACGTAAAAACCACCCGGTGTTTTGTCGCCGCCGCTGGTTCAAAGGCCAGCCTATAAAAGGCGTGGGACTGGAAGATATAGCCTGGTTCTTACCAGATGGCTCTGAAATGTCGGAGGAGAACTGGCAGCAAGACTTTGCTAAATCATTGGCAGTATTTCTAAATGGCCGCGCGTTACGCACGGTAGGGCCCAAAGGAGAACATATTGTTGATGACAGCTTTTATATCATCTTTAATGCATCACATTTAGCACTGTCCTACACCCTTCCTTCGGAACGCTTTGGGCTCAGCTGGCAAATAATACTAGATACCAGCGAAGGATTTATTGCAGACAACAAAACATACGCACCCGGTGAAAATGTACAGGTAAATGGACATTCCATTGTTTTACTAAGAGAACCATTATAG
- the dcd gene encoding dCTP deaminase, which yields MILSDTRILEEMEKGTIKVEPYHRECLGSNSYDVHLGKVLAKYKDEVLDAKKHNQIEYFEIPEEGFILQPHVFYLGVTAEYTETHSHVPFLEGKSSTGRLGIDIHATAGKGDVGFCGNWTLEISVKQPVRVYAGMPVGQLIYFPVDGEIEVKYNQKANAKYSGQPNRPIESMMWKNKF from the coding sequence ATGATCCTTTCCGATACGCGTATCCTTGAAGAGATGGAAAAAGGCACCATAAAAGTTGAGCCATACCACCGCGAGTGCTTGGGCAGTAACAGTTATGATGTGCATTTGGGAAAGGTGCTGGCCAAGTATAAAGACGAGGTGCTGGACGCTAAAAAGCACAACCAGATTGAGTATTTCGAAATTCCGGAAGAAGGTTTTATCCTGCAGCCCCATGTTTTTTACCTGGGTGTTACAGCTGAGTATACTGAAACACACTCTCATGTACCTTTTTTAGAAGGCAAGTCTTCTACTGGTCGTCTGGGTATCGATATCCACGCTACGGCCGGTAAGGGCGACGTAGGTTTTTGCGGCAACTGGACACTGGAGATCTCTGTTAAGCAACCAGTACGTGTTTATGCCGGGATGCCTGTAGGCCAGCTGATCTATTTCCCTGTCGATGGCGAGATCGAGGTTAAATACAACCAGAAAGCCAATGCCAAGTACAGCGGACAGCCTAACCGCCCGATTGAGAGTATGATGTGGAAGAATAAGTTTTAA
- the treY gene encoding malto-oligosyltrehalose synthase, with translation MYNPVATYRIQFHKDFSFTDLEKVIPYLKELGVTTVYASPIFKAVPDSVHGYDGTNPIQINPEIGTEKQLRTISNNLKQEGMGWLQDIVPNHMAYHSNNEWLMDVLEKGQLSHFASFFDIDWNSKLHDGRVMAPFLGSELEDVIQKGDLQLISKDTGLFLQYYDSLYPVHPRSYNAVTQTVESNARLSRWQLQLNALLEAVDTTLFSDRWLDTKNQWATLHRDPIVRSDIEQALKKINSDKKLLLKIVNEQAYALCHWQEADYQINYRRFFTINGLICLNIQNQQVFGQYHQVVRTLLKAGVFQGLRIDHIDGLYDPTQYLERLQHLAVEDSYIVVEKILGPKEELPLHWSIQGNTGYDFLAMVNNLFTNKEAEKPLTSFYQHIIRNWKSIQQEVHEKKSYILYNHMAGELDNLYRLFLQLKIADNRYLSNVHPDDMKTAIAEFLIQCPVYRYYANKLPLHDEEATAIQDILNQMRKSGAVHRTSIDILERVWLHKPHEGNEEYNQRAAHFYKRCMQFTGPLMAKGVEDTLMYTYHRFIGHNEVGDTPEAFGHTPATFHQMMIERQAKWPLSLNATSTHDTKRGEDARARLNVLTDLHEEWLTLVKDWQGLNSILKTDKIPDANDEYFIYQSLLGSFPMPEQDEDDFPNRIQQHLEKAIREAKLHSNWTTPNEAYERATKAFAIQLLAKDQPFWTSFQPFLTKVADHGIINSLAQLVLKFSCPGVPDVYQGSELWELSFVDPDNRRPVDFNKRQEWLEQFTKVDEETSSWQELWDDRYSGRIKLWLTYQLLQLRKQYVDLFSNGEYIPLEVNGMYKDHILAFARKDEHNALVIVVPLHTALLCKQQQVTLTEIDWKDTRVAIPFPFGQEGQSLLTGTRLTDVKEFRVKKLFQSIPFAIIRVREEISVRGAGILMHITSLPSPYGIGDMGPEAKSFANFLHRSQQKYWQLLPLNPTEAGQGYSPYSAISSKAGNPLLISPDWLANVGLLNPEEVTQYHQPVQSTVDFAKAEEIKKELFDKAFINFQQTKTTSLQEAFKTFCQEEDSWLNDFALYVILKEEHGGMPWYEWPEEYKLYNKTVLDKWAKAKAQEITKAKWLQFIFSKQWHELKEYCNHRNIHMVGDLPFYVSYDSADVWANRQFFALDEEGRLKGMAGVPPDAFSDDGQLWGMPVFNWDALSESGYAWWIERLQKNIELFDLIRLDHFRAFSAYWEVPAGETTARNGEWKPGPSHDFFHAMDKALDNLPFIAEDLGDIDDAVYELRDAFGMPGMKVLQFAFGEDMPRSIHIPHTYEPIAVAYTGTHDNNTIVGWYDQEVDELTKRRLEQYAGKQVNRDNVHLELGRMAYASVANMVILPLQDVLGLDGSARMNKPSSTENNWGWRLQPGQLHGNVEHQLREWVYLYNR, from the coding sequence ATGTATAATCCTGTTGCTACCTATCGCATTCAATTTCATAAGGACTTTTCCTTCACCGATTTGGAGAAGGTTATCCCTTATTTGAAAGAACTGGGCGTTACAACGGTTTACGCGTCTCCTATTTTTAAAGCAGTACCAGATAGTGTGCATGGCTATGATGGAACGAACCCAATACAGATCAACCCAGAGATCGGAACAGAAAAACAACTTCGCACCATAAGCAACAATCTTAAACAGGAAGGCATGGGGTGGCTTCAGGATATAGTACCTAACCACATGGCCTACCATTCCAATAATGAGTGGCTGATGGACGTATTGGAAAAAGGACAGCTTTCACATTTTGCCTCTTTCTTTGATATTGACTGGAATAGTAAACTGCATGACGGACGCGTAATGGCCCCTTTTCTTGGAAGCGAGTTAGAAGATGTAATTCAAAAGGGAGATCTGCAACTGATATCAAAAGACACGGGCCTTTTCCTTCAATACTATGATAGCCTTTACCCAGTACACCCACGCTCCTATAATGCCGTAACACAAACAGTTGAGAGCAATGCTCGTCTTAGCCGCTGGCAACTACAACTTAATGCCTTACTGGAAGCAGTTGATACAACGCTGTTCTCTGATCGGTGGTTAGATACTAAAAACCAGTGGGCCACGCTACATAGAGATCCCATTGTAAGAAGTGACATTGAACAGGCCTTAAAAAAGATCAATAGCGACAAAAAATTGTTATTAAAAATAGTTAATGAGCAAGCCTATGCATTGTGTCATTGGCAGGAGGCTGACTACCAGATCAACTACCGGCGCTTCTTTACAATAAATGGATTGATCTGCCTGAACATACAAAACCAACAGGTGTTTGGTCAATACCACCAAGTGGTGCGGACGCTTTTAAAAGCTGGTGTATTCCAGGGCCTCCGAATTGACCACATAGATGGCTTATATGACCCTACTCAATACCTCGAGCGCTTACAACATCTGGCGGTTGAAGACTCGTACATCGTTGTAGAAAAAATACTGGGGCCAAAGGAAGAACTGCCTCTCCATTGGTCAATTCAGGGTAATACCGGTTATGACTTTCTTGCCATGGTCAACAACCTCTTTACAAACAAAGAGGCAGAGAAACCCTTAACGAGCTTTTACCAACATATAATTCGCAATTGGAAGTCCATTCAACAGGAAGTGCATGAGAAGAAGTCTTATATCCTTTATAACCATATGGCTGGTGAATTAGATAACCTATATCGCCTATTCCTGCAATTAAAGATTGCCGATAACCGTTACCTATCAAATGTGCATCCCGATGATATGAAAACGGCCATTGCAGAATTCTTAATTCAATGCCCCGTATACCGCTATTACGCCAATAAGCTACCACTCCATGATGAAGAAGCAACAGCTATTCAAGATATTTTGAATCAGATGCGCAAAAGCGGAGCCGTACACAGAACCTCCATTGACATCTTAGAAAGAGTCTGGCTACATAAACCGCATGAAGGTAACGAAGAGTACAACCAACGCGCTGCACACTTTTACAAACGTTGTATGCAATTCACCGGGCCCTTAATGGCAAAGGGTGTTGAGGATACATTGATGTATACCTATCACCGATTTATTGGTCATAATGAAGTGGGCGACACACCAGAGGCTTTTGGTCATACACCAGCTACCTTTCACCAAATGATGATAGAACGGCAAGCTAAATGGCCTTTATCTTTAAATGCTACTTCCACCCACGACACCAAGCGTGGTGAAGATGCACGCGCACGATTGAATGTGCTGACGGATCTTCATGAAGAATGGCTGACACTTGTCAAAGACTGGCAAGGCCTGAATTCAATCTTAAAAACAGACAAAATCCCTGATGCTAATGATGAATACTTTATCTATCAATCGCTGCTAGGCAGCTTCCCAATGCCAGAGCAAGATGAAGATGATTTCCCCAACCGCATTCAACAACATTTAGAGAAGGCCATACGTGAGGCAAAGCTTCATTCTAATTGGACTACGCCCAACGAAGCCTATGAAAGAGCAACAAAAGCATTTGCCATACAACTCCTGGCTAAGGATCAACCATTTTGGACTAGCTTCCAGCCTTTCCTTACAAAAGTAGCCGACCATGGTATTATCAATTCATTAGCCCAGTTGGTATTGAAGTTTAGCTGCCCTGGTGTACCAGACGTTTATCAGGGCAGTGAGCTTTGGGAGCTAAGCTTTGTAGATCCAGACAACCGTCGCCCGGTTGATTTTAATAAGCGGCAGGAATGGCTGGAACAGTTTACAAAAGTTGATGAAGAAACAAGCTCATGGCAAGAGCTCTGGGATGATCGGTATAGTGGACGAATTAAGCTTTGGTTGACATATCAGCTTCTACAATTGCGAAAGCAATATGTCGACTTATTCAGCAACGGAGAATATATTCCATTGGAAGTAAATGGTATGTATAAAGATCACATCCTGGCTTTTGCACGCAAAGATGAACACAATGCTTTAGTTATTGTCGTTCCATTACATACAGCCCTCCTTTGTAAACAACAGCAAGTAACCTTAACAGAAATCGATTGGAAGGATACGCGTGTGGCTATTCCTTTTCCATTTGGCCAGGAAGGTCAGTCGCTCTTAACTGGTACTAGGCTAACAGATGTAAAAGAATTCCGGGTTAAAAAGCTTTTCCAATCAATCCCATTTGCAATTATTCGTGTGCGTGAGGAAATCAGTGTCAGAGGGGCAGGTATACTCATGCACATAACTTCCCTTCCTTCCCCATACGGTATTGGCGATATGGGACCCGAAGCGAAATCATTTGCCAACTTCCTGCACCGTAGCCAACAGAAATATTGGCAACTATTACCGCTTAATCCTACAGAAGCAGGCCAAGGATATTCACCTTATAGTGCCATCTCCAGCAAAGCAGGCAACCCACTATTAATAAGTCCCGATTGGCTCGCTAATGTGGGACTACTAAACCCTGAGGAAGTAACGCAATATCATCAACCTGTTCAGTCCACAGTAGATTTTGCTAAGGCAGAAGAAATAAAAAAGGAGTTGTTTGATAAAGCGTTCATCAACTTTCAACAGACGAAAACAACTTCCCTACAGGAGGCTTTTAAAACATTTTGCCAGGAAGAAGACAGTTGGTTGAATGACTTTGCCCTCTATGTAATTTTAAAAGAAGAACATGGCGGCATGCCTTGGTATGAATGGCCGGAAGAATATAAACTATATAATAAAACTGTCTTGGATAAATGGGCTAAAGCCAAAGCACAAGAGATCACAAAAGCTAAATGGCTGCAATTTATTTTTTCCAAACAATGGCATGAGTTAAAGGAATATTGCAACCATCGTAATATTCACATGGTAGGCGACCTGCCTTTTTATGTTAGTTACGATTCCGCAGATGTATGGGCCAATCGCCAATTCTTTGCGTTGGATGAAGAAGGTCGCCTTAAAGGTATGGCCGGCGTACCACCTGATGCTTTTAGCGATGATGGCCAACTATGGGGCATGCCAGTATTTAACTGGGATGCACTAAGCGAAAGCGGATACGCCTGGTGGATAGAACGTTTGCAGAAAAACATAGAGCTGTTTGACCTGATACGCCTGGATCATTTCCGTGCCTTTTCAGCTTATTGGGAAGTACCTGCTGGAGAAACCACTGCCAGAAACGGAGAATGGAAACCTGGCCCCAGTCATGATTTCTTTCATGCCATGGACAAAGCCTTGGATAATCTACCTTTTATAGCCGAAGACCTGGGTGATATAGACGATGCTGTATATGAGCTAAGGGACGCATTTGGAATGCCGGGTATGAAAGTTTTGCAATTTGCCTTTGGAGAAGACATGCCGCGCTCTATTCACATACCACACACTTATGAACCCATCGCTGTTGCCTATACAGGTACGCATGATAATAATACAATAGTGGGTTGGTACGATCAGGAAGTCGACGAGCTTACCAAAAGGCGTTTGGAACAATACGCAGGAAAGCAGGTCAATAGAGATAATGTCCATCTGGAATTGGGGCGCATGGCCTATGCATCTGTGGCCAACATGGTAATTCTTCCCTTACAGGATGTATTAGGCCTCGATGGCAGCGCCCGCATGAATAAACCATCTTCTACTGAAAACAACTGGGGCTGGCGCTTACAACCCGGTCAGCTGCATGGTAACGTTGAACACCAGCTGCGGGAATGGGTCTACCTGTATAATCGCTGA
- the treZ gene encoding malto-oligosyltrehalose trehalohydrolase, giving the protein MIQDIPIHHRTIGVNFNQSGDATTTVWAPAANQVEITFEGKKLELQKQKSGYWQLQTTELNPGTNYKFVLDGKTELPDPASLFQPEGVHGPSQTIAITQFAWTDHSWKNLSLRDYILYELHTGTFTPEGTFAAIEQKLDYLKELGVNAIEVMPVAQFPGNHNWGYDGVFTFAVQNSYGGAKGLQHLINTCHQKGIAVVLDVVYNHLGPEGNYLGAYGPYFTNKYHTPWGNAINFDDASCEGVRRYFIENALMWFRDFHVDALRLDAVHAIKDASPTHILQEIKMHVDRLMKETGRTHYLIVELDLNDTRYIKSQEEQGYGMDAQWIDEFHHALRVTATQEKTGYYSDFTGIEHLAKAYQDAYVYDGQYSLHRKKDFGMKVESNRGQQFVVFAQNHDQVGNRMLGERISHLVSFEMQKLLAGAVLVSPYLPMLFMGEEWAETHPFLYFVSHSDQELIDAVRKGRKEEFAAFHAQGEAPDPMAEETFLHSKLQWELMNTEPHFTLWMYYKELIELRKQLPALYELNRKHVKAIPNSKMQTLFLHRWHENNQASCLMNFSKEVQTITLPNSEERWQKVFDSAEPKWKGLRAAPNILEANATVSVQPEAILIYTNNDNHQQ; this is encoded by the coding sequence ATGATTCAAGATATTCCTATCCACCACAGAACCATTGGTGTCAACTTTAACCAATCGGGAGATGCTACCACTACGGTATGGGCGCCAGCCGCTAACCAAGTTGAAATAACTTTTGAAGGAAAGAAACTGGAGCTTCAGAAACAGAAGTCGGGTTATTGGCAACTGCAAACAACGGAACTTAATCCTGGCACAAACTATAAGTTTGTATTGGATGGCAAAACAGAACTGCCCGACCCGGCTTCTTTATTTCAACCAGAGGGTGTACACGGTCCTTCACAAACAATAGCTATTACTCAGTTTGCTTGGACCGATCATTCATGGAAAAATCTATCCTTACGAGATTACATTCTATATGAACTACACACCGGAACCTTTACGCCTGAGGGAACATTCGCAGCCATTGAACAAAAACTGGATTACTTAAAAGAATTAGGCGTCAATGCAATTGAGGTTATGCCTGTGGCCCAATTCCCTGGAAACCATAATTGGGGCTATGATGGTGTTTTTACTTTTGCTGTCCAGAATTCGTATGGAGGTGCTAAAGGCCTGCAGCATTTGATCAATACTTGCCACCAAAAAGGTATAGCCGTTGTTTTGGATGTAGTGTATAATCATCTTGGGCCAGAAGGCAATTATTTAGGAGCCTATGGCCCTTATTTTACCAATAAGTATCATACCCCTTGGGGCAATGCCATCAATTTTGATGATGCCTCGTGCGAGGGCGTACGCCGCTATTTTATTGAAAATGCGCTAATGTGGTTTCGCGACTTTCACGTAGATGCCTTGCGGCTGGATGCAGTACATGCCATTAAAGATGCTAGCCCAACTCACATCTTACAGGAGATCAAAATGCATGTAGACAGATTGATGAAAGAAACGGGCCGTACGCATTACCTGATTGTGGAGTTAGACCTAAACGATACACGCTATATCAAATCGCAGGAAGAACAAGGTTATGGTATGGATGCGCAATGGATAGACGAGTTTCATCATGCTTTACGCGTAACAGCTACTCAAGAAAAAACGGGTTATTATAGCGACTTTACAGGTATTGAGCATCTGGCTAAGGCCTACCAAGATGCCTATGTATACGATGGCCAGTACTCTCTGCATCGAAAAAAGGACTTTGGTATGAAGGTCGAAAGCAATAGAGGACAGCAATTTGTTGTATTTGCTCAAAACCATGATCAAGTTGGAAATCGTATGTTGGGAGAACGCATCAGTCACCTGGTAAGCTTTGAAATGCAAAAGCTATTAGCTGGAGCTGTGCTGGTGAGCCCATACTTACCTATGCTATTCATGGGAGAAGAATGGGCAGAAACGCATCCCTTTCTCTACTTTGTAAGCCACTCAGACCAAGAATTGATAGACGCTGTACGTAAAGGAAGAAAAGAAGAATTTGCCGCTTTTCATGCCCAGGGCGAAGCACCCGACCCTATGGCGGAGGAAACATTTTTGCACTCAAAGTTGCAATGGGAGTTAATGAATACAGAGCCGCATTTTACGCTTTGGATGTATTACAAAGAACTAATAGAACTGCGAAAACAATTACCAGCACTTTATGAACTCAACCGCAAACATGTAAAAGCCATACCTAACAGTAAAATGCAAACGCTTTTCCTGCATCGATGGCATGAAAACAATCAGGCTTCATGCCTGATGAACTTCTCTAAAGAAGTGCAAACCATTACACTACCCAACAGTGAAGAACGTTGGCAAAAGGTTTTTGATTCGGCAGAGCCAAAATGGAAAGGTTTAAGAGCAGCACCAAATATTTTGGAAGCGAATGCCACAGTCTCTGTACAACCGGAAGCAATACTGATCTATACCAATAATGATAACCACCAGCAATAG
- a CDS encoding 4'-phosphopantetheinyl transferase family protein, which translates to MALFFQQDIDETTRLALWKIEEDEAFFTQHVPLQRTITHPHKRLQHLAGRYLLKYLFPDFPIALIQIADTRKPYLKDEAYHFSISHCGDYAGVIVSKNRKVGMDIELFTPKIEKIAHKFVADAEWEIIRNRESGIGNVRTGLQGEEELEKGELKGTDEQAIPNSSPHSSLQLLTLIWSCKEALFKWYGLGEVGFIRHMELRQVETIGEQQYELGFLFKKEKDLLLGLRSCFFNELVLSYVAT; encoded by the coding sequence ATGGCTCTGTTTTTTCAACAGGATATCGATGAAACTACCCGGCTGGCACTGTGGAAAATAGAGGAGGACGAAGCCTTCTTTACTCAGCATGTGCCTCTGCAACGCACCATTACGCATCCTCATAAGCGGCTGCAGCACCTGGCAGGGCGCTACCTGTTGAAATACCTGTTTCCGGATTTTCCCATTGCCTTGATTCAAATTGCCGATACCCGCAAACCTTACCTGAAGGACGAGGCCTACCACTTTTCCATTTCCCATTGCGGTGATTATGCCGGCGTGATTGTTAGTAAGAACCGAAAGGTGGGAATGGATATAGAATTGTTTACACCCAAGATTGAAAAAATCGCACACAAGTTTGTGGCAGATGCTGAATGGGAAATAATCAGGAATCGGGAATCAGGAATCGGAAATGTGCGGACGGGTTTGCAGGGAGAAGAGGAATTGGAAAAAGGAGAATTGAAGGGAACGGATGAACAAGCAATTCCAAATTCCTCACCTCATAGCTCCTTACAACTGTTAACCCTCATTTGGAGTTGTAAAGAGGCCCTCTTCAAGTGGTACGGACTAGGGGAGGTTGGTTTTATCCGGCATATGGAGTTAAGGCAGGTGGAGACTATTGGTGAGCAGCAATATGAACTGGGCTTTCTATTTAAAAAAGAAAAAGACCTATTGCTAGGTCTTCGTTCTTGCTTTTTTAATGAGTTGGTATTGAGTTATGTGGCTACTTAA